A single window of Motacilla alba alba isolate MOTALB_02 chromosome 12, Motacilla_alba_V1.0_pri, whole genome shotgun sequence DNA harbors:
- the LOC119706244 gene encoding T-cell surface glycoprotein CD1b-3-like isoform X1 — MQPPHLLLFLFLPILFPGMWADPEAEPQVIQYLLTSLFANISSAEVSCVALVGDIAILTLDPANWSIHFHWPWVSQAAAEGDGEKMMSQYKIALRNMIRFVHDTVQQTKQHYPLVVQFRAGCVLYPNATSQGFLNVGWDGRDLVAFDVDKQGWEAQQPSHVAELVSKSLNRQKSLRILLEHLLSIWVCQSNFLTLKRYGKEILERQEMPVATVFARTPSLDQLLLVCHVTGFYPRPISVAWLRDGQEMPPGPALNTSTILPNADLTYQLRSVLAVAPHDGHSYVCRVRHHSLGTRSLLIPWENRSAAPTISITIAVLLLVATAFAGGFWWWKRRKGNEATWETQEFII, encoded by the exons ATGCAGCCCCctcatctcctcctcttcctctttctcccgATCCTCTTCCCTGGGATGTGGGCAGACCCAGAGG CAGAGCCACAGGTTATCCAGTACCTCCTGACTAGCCTCTTTGCCaacatcagctctgctgaggtGTCATGTGTGGCACTCGTAGGGGACATAGCCATCTTAACACTGGATCCGGCCAACTGGAGCATCCACTTCCACTGGCCCTGGgtcagccaggctgcagctgaaggcGACGGGGAAAAGATGATGTCCCAGTACAAAATTGCTCTGCGCAATATGATCCGATTTGTGCATGACACAGTTCAGCAGACAAAACAGCACT ACCCATTGGTGGTTCAGTTCCGTGCAGGCTGTGTGCTGTACCCCAATGCGACGAGCCAGGGCTTCCTGAATGTTGGCTGGGATGGCAGAGACCTTGTAGCTTTTGACGTAGATAAACAGGGCTGGGAGGCCCAGCAGCCATCCCACGTGGCAGAACTAGTCAGCAAGAGCCTCAACAGGCAGAAGTCTCTCAGAATACTCCTGGAGCACCTTCTCTCTATCTGGGTATGTCAGAGCAACTTCCTCACCCTGAAGAGGTATGGGAAGGAAATTCTAGAGAGACAAG AGATGCCTGTGGCCACGGTCTTTGCCCGCACCCCCAGCCTAGACCAGCTGCTGCTTGTTTGCCATGTCACTGGCTTCTATCCCCGTCCCATCAGTGTGGCCTGGCTGCGGGATGGCCAGGAGATGCCTCCGGGCCCAGCGCTCAACACCAGCACCATCCTGCCCAACGCTGACCTCACCTACCAGCTGCGCAGCGTCCTGGCCGTGGCCCCCCATGATGGGCACAGCTATGTCTGCCGTGTGCGCCATCACAGCCTGGGCACCCGCAGCCTTCTCATCCCATGGG AAAACCGCAGTGCAGCTCCAACCATCAGCATCACCATTGCAGTGCTGCTTCTTGTGGCCACAGCCTTTGCTGGGGGATTTTGGTGGTGGAAGCGCAG GAAAGGTAACGAGGCTACATGGGAGACCCAGGAATTCATCATTTGA
- the LOC119706244 gene encoding T-cell surface glycoprotein CD1b-3-like isoform X2 codes for MQPPHLLLFLFLPILFPGMWADPEEPQVIQYLLTSLFANISSAEVSCVALVGDIAILTLDPANWSIHFHWPWVSQAAAEGDGEKMMSQYKIALRNMIRFVHDTVQQTKQHYPLVVQFRAGCVLYPNATSQGFLNVGWDGRDLVAFDVDKQGWEAQQPSHVAELVSKSLNRQKSLRILLEHLLSIWVCQSNFLTLKRYGKEILERQEMPVATVFARTPSLDQLLLVCHVTGFYPRPISVAWLRDGQEMPPGPALNTSTILPNADLTYQLRSVLAVAPHDGHSYVCRVRHHSLGTRSLLIPWENRSAAPTISITIAVLLLVATAFAGGFWWWKRRKGNEATWETQEFII; via the exons ATGCAGCCCCctcatctcctcctcttcctctttctcccgATCCTCTTCCCTGGGATGTGGGCAGACCCAGAGG AGCCACAGGTTATCCAGTACCTCCTGACTAGCCTCTTTGCCaacatcagctctgctgaggtGTCATGTGTGGCACTCGTAGGGGACATAGCCATCTTAACACTGGATCCGGCCAACTGGAGCATCCACTTCCACTGGCCCTGGgtcagccaggctgcagctgaaggcGACGGGGAAAAGATGATGTCCCAGTACAAAATTGCTCTGCGCAATATGATCCGATTTGTGCATGACACAGTTCAGCAGACAAAACAGCACT ACCCATTGGTGGTTCAGTTCCGTGCAGGCTGTGTGCTGTACCCCAATGCGACGAGCCAGGGCTTCCTGAATGTTGGCTGGGATGGCAGAGACCTTGTAGCTTTTGACGTAGATAAACAGGGCTGGGAGGCCCAGCAGCCATCCCACGTGGCAGAACTAGTCAGCAAGAGCCTCAACAGGCAGAAGTCTCTCAGAATACTCCTGGAGCACCTTCTCTCTATCTGGGTATGTCAGAGCAACTTCCTCACCCTGAAGAGGTATGGGAAGGAAATTCTAGAGAGACAAG AGATGCCTGTGGCCACGGTCTTTGCCCGCACCCCCAGCCTAGACCAGCTGCTGCTTGTTTGCCATGTCACTGGCTTCTATCCCCGTCCCATCAGTGTGGCCTGGCTGCGGGATGGCCAGGAGATGCCTCCGGGCCCAGCGCTCAACACCAGCACCATCCTGCCCAACGCTGACCTCACCTACCAGCTGCGCAGCGTCCTGGCCGTGGCCCCCCATGATGGGCACAGCTATGTCTGCCGTGTGCGCCATCACAGCCTGGGCACCCGCAGCCTTCTCATCCCATGGG AAAACCGCAGTGCAGCTCCAACCATCAGCATCACCATTGCAGTGCTGCTTCTTGTGGCCACAGCCTTTGCTGGGGGATTTTGGTGGTGGAAGCGCAG GAAAGGTAACGAGGCTACATGGGAGACCCAGGAATTCATCATTTGA
- the LOC119706244 gene encoding T-cell surface glycoprotein CD1b-3-like isoform X3 gives MQPPHLLLFLFLPILFPGMWADPEGDIAILTLDPANWSIHFHWPWVSQAAAEGDGEKMMSQYKIALRNMIRFVHDTVQQTKQHYPLVVQFRAGCVLYPNATSQGFLNVGWDGRDLVAFDVDKQGWEAQQPSHVAELVSKSLNRQKSLRILLEHLLSIWVCQSNFLTLKRYGKEILERQEMPVATVFARTPSLDQLLLVCHVTGFYPRPISVAWLRDGQEMPPGPALNTSTILPNADLTYQLRSVLAVAPHDGHSYVCRVRHHSLGTRSLLIPWENRSAAPTISITIAVLLLVATAFAGGFWWWKRRKGNEATWETQEFII, from the exons ATGCAGCCCCctcatctcctcctcttcctctttctcccgATCCTCTTCCCTGGGATGTGGGCAGACCCAGAGG GGGACATAGCCATCTTAACACTGGATCCGGCCAACTGGAGCATCCACTTCCACTGGCCCTGGgtcagccaggctgcagctgaaggcGACGGGGAAAAGATGATGTCCCAGTACAAAATTGCTCTGCGCAATATGATCCGATTTGTGCATGACACAGTTCAGCAGACAAAACAGCACT ACCCATTGGTGGTTCAGTTCCGTGCAGGCTGTGTGCTGTACCCCAATGCGACGAGCCAGGGCTTCCTGAATGTTGGCTGGGATGGCAGAGACCTTGTAGCTTTTGACGTAGATAAACAGGGCTGGGAGGCCCAGCAGCCATCCCACGTGGCAGAACTAGTCAGCAAGAGCCTCAACAGGCAGAAGTCTCTCAGAATACTCCTGGAGCACCTTCTCTCTATCTGGGTATGTCAGAGCAACTTCCTCACCCTGAAGAGGTATGGGAAGGAAATTCTAGAGAGACAAG AGATGCCTGTGGCCACGGTCTTTGCCCGCACCCCCAGCCTAGACCAGCTGCTGCTTGTTTGCCATGTCACTGGCTTCTATCCCCGTCCCATCAGTGTGGCCTGGCTGCGGGATGGCCAGGAGATGCCTCCGGGCCCAGCGCTCAACACCAGCACCATCCTGCCCAACGCTGACCTCACCTACCAGCTGCGCAGCGTCCTGGCCGTGGCCCCCCATGATGGGCACAGCTATGTCTGCCGTGTGCGCCATCACAGCCTGGGCACCCGCAGCCTTCTCATCCCATGGG AAAACCGCAGTGCAGCTCCAACCATCAGCATCACCATTGCAGTGCTGCTTCTTGTGGCCACAGCCTTTGCTGGGGGATTTTGGTGGTGGAAGCGCAG GAAAGGTAACGAGGCTACATGGGAGACCCAGGAATTCATCATTTGA